Proteins encoded together in one Orrella marina window:
- the metH gene encoding methionine synthase → MSYPRIPYPISDYTRGRAFVERLQSGILILDGAMGTMIQRYKFSESDFRGERFADHFKDVKGNNELLSLIRPEVVREIHCQYLEAGADVIETNTFGATTIAQSDYGLESLAYEMNLESARIACAARDQYSSAAQPRFVAGTLGPQPRTASISPDVNDPGARNVTFDQLHEAYAEQVRGLLDGGVDLILIETIFDTLNAKAAIFAVESVFHERHERLPLMVSGTVTDASGRILSGQTVEAFWNSVRHARPVTVGLNCALGAALMRPYIAELSKICDTYICVYPNAGLPNPMSDTGFDETPEDTSDRLLEFAQAGLVNMAGGCCGTTPEHIAQIANKVRPLSPRQVPDVPVKTRLSGLEALNFDEESLFINVGERTNVTGSKMFARLIREESYEQALDVARQQVENGAQIIDINMDEAMLDSQACMTRFLNMIASEPDIARVPIMIDSSKWSVIEAGLKCVQGKPIVNSISLKEGEESFLEQARLCRLYGAAVVVMAFDEQGQADSLARRKEICQRAYELLTREVGFAPEDIIFDPNVFAIATGIEEHNNYAVDFIQGAAWIRKNLPYARLSGGISNVSFSFRGNEPMREAIHTVFLYYAIREGLSMGIVNAGQLGVYADLDPVLRDLVEDVVLNRESPVGRTDPQDERTSTERLVEFADTVKGSASRRQEDLSWREQSVEKRLSHALVHGITTFIVEDTEEIRQAIEQRGGRPIEVIEGPLMDGMNVVGDLFGQGKMFLPQVVKSARVMKQAVGHLIPFIEEEKKQIEAAGGDVRAKGKIVIATVKGDVHDIGKNIVTVVLQCNNFEVVNMGVMVPATQILDCAREEGADIVGLSGLITPSLEEMAYVASEMQRDEYFRSRKIPLLIGGATTSRVHTAVKIAPNYDGPVIYVPDASRCVGVAQNLVSDNAQTYIDQLAEDYETVRRRHANRRTTPLMPIQDARKSKPQIDWSAYIPPRPKFIGRREFRNYDLAQLAEYIDWTPFFQTWSLFGQYPAILDDDVVGEQARKVFADGQAMLRKIVEGRWLTASGVMAFYPASQVNDDDIEVYEDESRQKVLFTWRGLRQQGVKREGVDNKCLADFIAPKDSGVVDYIGLFAVTAGLGVEKKEAQFMAANDDYSAIMFKGLADRLAEAFAEALHARVRRDLWGYAADEELDNSQLIAEAYQGIRPAPGYPACPEHVVKREMFEVLQAEAIGMQLTESYAMHPAASVSGFYFSHPKSQYFNVGVIGEDQLRDYAQRSGRSEDELQRSLAPVLG, encoded by the coding sequence ATGTCATATCCAAGAATTCCATATCCGATCAGTGATTACACCCGTGGACGCGCGTTTGTCGAACGATTGCAGTCCGGCATTCTCATCCTGGACGGTGCGATGGGAACCATGATCCAGCGCTACAAGTTCAGTGAGTCGGACTTCAGGGGCGAGCGGTTCGCAGACCACTTCAAGGATGTGAAGGGCAACAACGAACTGCTGTCGCTGATCCGGCCTGAGGTCGTTCGCGAGATTCATTGCCAGTATCTCGAGGCAGGTGCCGATGTGATCGAAACCAACACATTTGGTGCGACCACCATCGCTCAGTCAGATTATGGTCTCGAGAGTCTGGCCTACGAGATGAATCTGGAGTCTGCGCGAATTGCCTGTGCCGCCCGTGACCAGTACAGCTCTGCCGCGCAGCCACGATTTGTTGCGGGAACGCTGGGGCCTCAGCCTAGAACTGCGTCTATCTCCCCCGATGTCAATGATCCTGGCGCCCGTAATGTCACGTTCGATCAGCTCCATGAAGCGTATGCCGAGCAGGTCCGTGGGCTGCTCGATGGCGGCGTAGATCTGATTCTGATTGAAACGATCTTCGATACGCTCAATGCCAAAGCTGCGATTTTTGCGGTGGAGTCTGTATTTCATGAGCGTCATGAGCGCTTGCCTCTCATGGTTTCTGGCACGGTCACCGACGCGTCTGGACGCATCCTGTCGGGTCAGACGGTCGAGGCGTTCTGGAATTCGGTGCGTCACGCCCGCCCGGTCACCGTCGGTCTGAACTGTGCGCTCGGAGCGGCGTTAATGCGTCCTTACATCGCGGAATTGTCCAAAATCTGTGACACATACATCTGCGTGTATCCCAATGCTGGACTGCCAAACCCGATGAGCGATACGGGGTTTGATGAGACGCCTGAAGACACATCTGACCGTTTGCTGGAGTTTGCCCAGGCAGGTCTGGTCAACATGGCAGGTGGCTGTTGCGGAACGACACCCGAGCATATTGCACAGATTGCGAACAAGGTTCGTCCACTCTCGCCACGCCAGGTGCCTGATGTGCCGGTGAAAACCCGCCTTTCCGGGCTCGAAGCGTTGAATTTTGATGAAGAATCCCTGTTCATTAACGTGGGGGAACGCACCAACGTGACAGGGAGCAAGATGTTTGCGCGGCTTATCCGTGAGGAGAGCTATGAGCAAGCGCTCGATGTCGCCCGTCAGCAGGTCGAGAACGGGGCGCAGATCATCGACATCAACATGGACGAAGCCATGCTTGATTCCCAGGCTTGCATGACCCGGTTCCTTAATATGATCGCGTCCGAGCCTGATATCGCGCGTGTGCCCATCATGATCGACAGCTCCAAGTGGTCGGTGATCGAGGCGGGCCTGAAGTGCGTTCAGGGCAAGCCGATCGTCAACTCGATCTCGCTCAAGGAGGGAGAGGAGTCCTTTCTGGAGCAGGCTCGGCTCTGCAGGCTTTACGGAGCCGCGGTAGTGGTCATGGCATTTGATGAGCAGGGGCAGGCCGACTCGCTGGCTCGTCGTAAGGAAATCTGTCAGCGTGCCTATGAGCTGCTGACCCGGGAGGTGGGTTTCGCGCCAGAGGACATCATTTTTGATCCAAACGTGTTTGCGATCGCGACGGGGATTGAAGAGCATAACAATTACGCAGTTGATTTCATCCAGGGCGCCGCTTGGATTCGCAAAAATCTGCCGTACGCACGACTCTCGGGTGGTATATCGAATGTGAGTTTTTCGTTTCGCGGCAATGAGCCCATGCGCGAAGCGATTCATACCGTCTTCCTGTACTACGCGATCCGTGAAGGCTTGAGCATGGGCATTGTCAATGCTGGCCAGCTGGGTGTCTATGCCGATCTTGATCCGGTGCTGCGGGATCTGGTAGAAGACGTGGTGCTTAATCGTGAGAGTCCGGTCGGGCGAACGGATCCGCAGGATGAGCGCACCAGCACCGAGCGTCTGGTTGAGTTTGCAGACACCGTCAAAGGCTCCGCATCTCGCAGGCAGGAAGACTTGAGCTGGCGCGAGCAAAGTGTCGAGAAGCGGCTCTCGCATGCGCTGGTTCACGGAATCACCACTTTTATCGTCGAAGATACCGAAGAGATTCGACAGGCGATCGAACAACGTGGCGGACGTCCTATCGAGGTCATTGAAGGGCCATTGATGGACGGCATGAACGTGGTGGGTGATCTGTTCGGGCAGGGCAAGATGTTTCTGCCCCAGGTGGTGAAGTCTGCCCGGGTCATGAAGCAGGCCGTCGGTCACCTGATTCCGTTCATCGAGGAAGAGAAAAAGCAGATCGAAGCCGCTGGCGGAGATGTCAGAGCCAAGGGCAAAATCGTGATCGCCACGGTCAAAGGAGACGTGCACGATATCGGGAAAAATATCGTGACCGTGGTCTTGCAGTGCAATAACTTTGAAGTGGTCAACATGGGGGTGATGGTGCCGGCGACCCAGATCCTTGACTGTGCCAGGGAAGAAGGTGCCGATATCGTCGGTCTGTCGGGACTGATCACACCCAGTCTTGAAGAGATGGCCTATGTTGCGAGCGAGATGCAGCGTGATGAGTACTTCCGTTCGCGCAAAATTCCGCTCCTGATCGGGGGCGCGACCACGAGTCGCGTACACACCGCTGTCAAGATCGCACCCAACTATGACGGTCCTGTGATTTATGTGCCGGATGCAAGCCGTTGTGTCGGTGTTGCCCAGAACCTCGTGTCTGACAATGCCCAGACCTACATTGACCAACTCGCCGAGGACTATGAGACAGTCAGGCGCCGGCACGCTAACAGGCGGACGACGCCGCTGATGCCGATTCAGGATGCTCGCAAGAGCAAACCGCAGATTGACTGGAGTGCCTACATACCGCCCAGACCCAAGTTCATTGGCCGTCGTGAGTTTCGTAACTATGATCTGGCTCAACTCGCCGAGTACATCGACTGGACGCCATTTTTCCAGACCTGGAGTCTGTTTGGACAGTATCCTGCGATTCTGGATGATGACGTGGTCGGCGAACAGGCGCGCAAGGTGTTCGCTGACGGCCAGGCCATGCTGCGCAAGATTGTTGAAGGTCGCTGGCTTACTGCCAGCGGTGTGATGGCGTTTTATCCCGCCAGTCAGGTCAATGATGACGATATTGAGGTCTATGAAGACGAAAGTCGCCAGAAAGTGCTGTTTACCTGGAGGGGGCTGAGGCAGCAGGGCGTCAAGCGCGAAGGTGTCGACAACAAGTGCCTTGCTGATTTCATCGCACCCAAAGACAGCGGGGTCGTTGATTACATCGGGTTGTTTGCCGTGACAGCGGGTCTCGGTGTGGAGAAGAAGGAGGCCCAGTTCATGGCAGCCAACGATGATTATTCGGCGATCATGTTCAAGGGACTTGCAGACAGACTCGCCGAGGCGTTCGCGGAAGCCCTGCATGCCCGTGTGCGTCGTGATCTCTGGGGCTATGCCGCCGATGAAGAACTAGATAACAGTCAATTGATTGCCGAGGCCTATCAAGGTATTCGCCCGGCGCCAGGCTATCCCGCCTGTCCGGAACACGTGGTCAAGCGAGAGATGTTTGAGGTGCTGCAGGCCGAGGCAATCGGCATGCAGCTGACGGAAAGCTATGCAATGCACCCGGCAGCAAGTGTTTCAGGTTTTTACTTCAGCCATCCGAAGTCGCAGTATTTCAATGTCGGCGTGATCGGAGAGGACCAGTTGCGAGATTATGCGCAGCGCAGTGGACGTTCGGAAGATGAGCTCCAGCGCTCGCTTGCGCCGGTGCTCGGCTAA